The proteins below are encoded in one region of Hordeum vulgare subsp. vulgare chromosome 3H, MorexV3_pseudomolecules_assembly, whole genome shotgun sequence:
- the LOC123442788 gene encoding aspartate--tRNA ligase, chloroplastic/mitochondrial has product MASSLLRASPLSLLSRLKPLSRRPPAPHLRGILLLSGSASASPRSTPTPRTLAAATDAATPPEEAAAAVLPAAEAKLERMQPLQWPQRDALCGELGAGDAGRRVRLCGWVALRRSHAGLTFLTLRDSSGMVQVTTLPEYPEVYAVVNKLRVESVVSVEGVVRLRPTEAFNADMRTGAIEIAADRVSVLNSVTRSLPFPITTADTVTERFPEEVRLRFRVLDLRRPQMQSNLRLRHKVIKHIRRYLEDRHDFVEIETPILSKSTPEGARDYLVPSRVQPGTCFALPQSPQLFKQMLMASGFEKYFQIARCFRDEDLRADRQPEFTQLDMEIAFTSMEDMLKLNEELMIHIFQEVGDIKLPKCFPRLTYTEAMNRYGTDRPDLRFDWELKDASDVFLGSSFKVFADTLENGGVIKALCVPGGAKVFSNTDLKKGTVYAEASKAGAKGLPFLKVMDNGELEGVGPLVSSLKPEKKEHLLELLDAKAGDLILFALGEQSTANQILGRLRLFIAHKLEVIDTSAHSILWVTDFPMFEWNSDEQRYEALHHPFTAPNPEDMNDLPSARALAYDMIYNGVEIGGGSLRIYKSDVQQRIFEIIGISPEQAEEKFGYLLECFDMGAPPHGGIAYGLDRLVMLLARESSIRDVIAFPKTTTAQCSLTKAPSPVDPQQLKDLGLRTS; this is encoded by the exons ATGGCTTCCTCCCTCCTCCGCGCCTCGccgctctccctcctctcccgccTGAAGCCACTCAGCCGCAGGCCTCCCGCCCCGCACCTCCGCGGCATCCTCCTGCTCTCCGGCTCCGCATCGGCCTCCCCACGCTCCACGCCCACGCCCCGAACCCTAGCGGCCGCCACCGATGCGGCGACCccaccggaggaggcggcggcggcggtgctcccCGCGGCCGAGGCGAAGCTGGAGAGGATGCAGCCTCTGCAGTGGCCCCAGCGGGACGCGCTCTGCGGCGAGCTCGGGGCGGGCGACGCCGGGCGCAGGGTCCGGCTCTGCGGCTGGGTCGCCCTCCGCCGCTCCCACGCCGGCCTCACCTTCCTCACCCTCCGCGACTCCTCCGGCATGGTCCAG GTGACGACTCTGCCGGAATACCCTGAAGTTTACGCTGTTGTAAACAAGCTGAGAGTGGAATCAGTGGTTTCTGTTGAGGGGGTGGTGCGTCTGCGCCCAACGGAAGCTTTCAATGCAGATATGAGGACTGGGGCTATAGAG ATTGCTGCAGATCGTGTATCAGTGCTCAACTCGGTAACTCGTTCCCTACCTTTTCCAATCACTACTGCTGATACAGTGACAGAAAGATTTCCAGAAGAAGTCAGATTGAG ATTTAGGGTGCTGGACTTGCGTCGACCACAAATGCAGTCAAATTTGAGATTACGTCATAAAGTTATTAAACACATTCGTCGTTACTTGGAGGATAGGCATGATTTTGTTGAG ATTGAGACTCCAATTTTATCCAAGTCTACACCAGAAGGTGCTCgggactatcttgtaccttcaAGAGTTCAG CCAGGAACATGCTTTGCTCTTCCTCAAAGCCCTCAGCTGTTCAAGCAAATGTTGATGGCCTCTGGCTTCGAAAAATATTTTCAGATTGCAAG ATGCTTTCGGGATGAAGATCTGCGTGCAGACAGGCAACCAGAATTTACACAACTTGACATGGAGATTGCCTTTACATCAATGGAGGATATGTTGAAGTTGAATGAAGAATTGATGATACAT ATATTTCAAGAGGTAGGAGATATTAAGCTGCCTAAGTGTTTCCCAAGGCTCACCTATACAGAGGCGATGAACCGTTATGGAACAGACAGACCTGACCTTCGGTTCGACTGGGAGCTAAAAGAT GCTAGTGATGTATTTTTGGGCAGCAGCTTCAAGGTTTTTGCAGATACATTAGAAAATGGTGGTGTAATAAAGGCATTGTGTGTGCCTGGTGGTGCCAAAGTTTTTTCGAACACTGACCTAAAGAAGGGAACTGTTTATGCCGAGGCTTCCAAAGCTGGAGCTAAGGGTCTGCCTTTCCTCAAAGTTATGGACAATG GGGAGCTTGAAGGAGTTGGTCCACTGGTGTCAAGTCTGAAACCTGAGAAGAAAGAACACCTGTTGGAACTTTTAGATGCAAAAGCAGGTGATCTTATCCTGTTTGCCTTGGGCGAGCAATCAACAGCTAATCAAATTCTTGGTAGGTTAAGATTGTTTATTGCTCATAAGCTGGAGGTGATAGATACG TCAGCACACTCAATTCTTTGGGTGACAGATTTTCCAATGTTTGAATGGAATAGTGATGAGCAGCGATATGAG GCTCTACACCATCCTTTCACCGCACCAAATCCTGAAGATATGAATGATCTACCATCAGCTCGTGCCTTGGCTTATGATATGATTTACAATGGGGTGGAG ATTGGAGGAGGCAGTTTGAGGATCTACAAAAGTGATGTGCAACAAAGGATTTTTGAAATCATCGGTATCTCACCTGAACAG GCGGAGGAGAAATTTGGCTACCTTTTGGAGTGTTTCGACATGGGTGCTCCTCCGCATG GAGGCATTGCCTATGGGTTGGATCGTTTGGTGATGCTTTTGGCCCGTGAAAGTTCAATCCGGGACGTGATAGCTTTCCCAAAGACCACGACTGCTCAATGTTCGctcaccaaagcaccgtcaccTGTGGATCCTCAGCAATTGAAGGATCTGGGCCTGCGTACTTCCTGA